Proteins found in one Thalassomonas actiniarum genomic segment:
- a CDS encoding alpha/beta hydrolase family protein — protein sequence MLNKILLCFTLCFALNAQAKDWQNLFDHAQYQNAKISPDGKYLAVAVLSQGKRALIFFDSKTMKPVGSAKFQGRKEIGRYYWVNNERVVITIDQRDPWLEEPITYGELYAVNYDGSRGELIYGYQAGEMQTGSHIKKKKAIRGWAEIIDRLKEDKKHILISSTPMSDTGERLPTVMKLNVYNGKITRKLGTSPIPFAHFITDTSGELRALTGTDKNDHRLLYLRRDGDWIQAPQDLVGKSVSLLSVDASGKYLYTLDNKGQDLTGVFKLNLEDYSYKSVYTDKVVDITNVEMTTDGRTAYALRVDEDYPSYLILNKKAEEAQTFKNLLATFPYSKVNITSKTEDGNIYIVQVSSDVDLGTLYLFDKKENKISALFKFKPNINSAELAQVEPIQLEASDGQLLHGYFTAAKSTDKNEIAPLVVLVHGGPHGVRDYWSFSSEVQYLALNGYSVLQVNYRGSDGYGRDFAVAGHRAWGTRIQQDIHDAYQWLIKQKKAKASHTCIMGTSFGAYSAIQSAVKFPDTYQCAIANAGIYDLELMFEEGDTQEVAFGLSFLKRVLGTDKAQLKSMSPVNHVEKINIPLLLAHGEKDKRAPFEHAKRLKAALDKANKGYEWFVVDDESHGFFNPENQKAYMNKVVKFLDSHLM from the coding sequence GTGCTCAACAAGATACTCCTTTGCTTCACTTTATGCTTTGCCCTAAACGCACAGGCGAAAGACTGGCAAAACTTATTCGACCATGCCCAATATCAAAATGCGAAAATTTCCCCTGACGGCAAATACTTAGCCGTTGCCGTACTTTCACAGGGAAAAAGGGCCCTGATATTCTTCGACAGCAAAACCATGAAGCCTGTCGGCTCCGCCAAGTTTCAGGGACGCAAAGAGATCGGCCGCTATTACTGGGTGAATAACGAACGTGTTGTCATCACCATAGATCAGCGGGACCCCTGGCTTGAAGAGCCGATAACATACGGCGAACTCTATGCCGTCAATTATGACGGTTCAAGAGGGGAGTTGATCTACGGCTACCAGGCTGGTGAAATGCAAACCGGCAGCCATATTAAGAAAAAAAAAGCCATCCGCGGCTGGGCAGAAATTATCGACCGCTTAAAGGAAGATAAAAAACACATCTTAATCAGCTCAACCCCTATGAGTGATACCGGCGAGCGACTGCCGACGGTAATGAAACTTAATGTCTACAACGGTAAGATAACAAGAAAATTAGGCACTTCCCCAATCCCATTCGCCCACTTCATCACAGATACTTCGGGTGAGCTGCGCGCCCTGACCGGTACCGATAAAAACGATCACCGCCTGTTGTATTTGCGTCGAGACGGCGACTGGATCCAGGCACCACAAGACCTGGTCGGCAAATCCGTTTCCCTGTTATCCGTTGATGCCTCAGGCAAATATCTATATACCTTAGATAACAAAGGGCAAGATCTAACCGGAGTTTTTAAACTCAACCTGGAAGATTACTCCTACAAAAGTGTCTATACCGATAAAGTCGTTGATATTACCAACGTAGAAATGACCACGGACGGCCGTACCGCCTATGCGCTAAGGGTGGATGAAGATTACCCCAGCTACCTGATCTTAAATAAAAAAGCCGAGGAAGCACAAACGTTTAAGAATCTGTTAGCGACCTTTCCTTACAGTAAGGTAAACATAACCAGTAAAACCGAAGACGGCAATATCTATATCGTCCAGGTTAGTTCAGATGTCGATCTCGGCACCCTATATTTATTCGACAAAAAAGAAAACAAAATCAGTGCTTTATTTAAGTTTAAACCAAATATCAACAGCGCAGAGTTGGCGCAGGTAGAACCTATCCAATTAGAAGCCTCCGACGGTCAACTGCTCCACGGTTACTTTACCGCAGCCAAATCAACGGATAAAAACGAAATTGCTCCACTGGTGGTGTTAGTGCACGGCGGTCCGCACGGTGTAAGAGACTATTGGAGTTTTTCCTCTGAAGTCCAATACCTGGCCCTTAACGGTTATTCAGTCTTGCAGGTCAATTACCGTGGTTCAGACGGCTATGGCCGTGACTTTGCCGTTGCCGGTCACCGGGCCTGGGGAACCCGGATCCAGCAAGATATTCACGATGCTTACCAATGGCTGATCAAGCAAAAGAAAGCCAAAGCCAGCCATACCTGCATCATGGGAACAAGTTTTGGCGCTTATTCTGCCATCCAAAGTGCGGTTAAATTTCCGGATACCTATCAATGCGCCATCGCCAATGCCGGCATCTATGACTTAGAACTGATGTTTGAAGAGGGAGACACACAAGAAGTAGCTTTCGGCCTAAGTTTCTTGAAACGGGTTTTAGGTACAGACAAAGCTCAACTAAAAAGCATGTCTCCGGTAAATCATGTGGAAAAAATCAATATTCCCCTGCTGCTGGCCCACGGTGAAAAAGATAAACGGGCGCCGTTTGAACATGCCAAACGCCTGAAAGCAGCCCTGGACAAGGCAAACAAAGGTTATGAGTGGTTTGTCGTAGACGACGAAAGCCATGGCTTTTTTAATCCTGAAAACCAAAAGGCCTATATGAACAAAGTGGTGAAGTTTTTAGACAGTCATCTGATGTAA
- a CDS encoding PstS family phosphate ABC transporter substrate-binding protein yields MAFKRVLGVLGLAGMMSFSTLAVDDSLPQYQKVSGVSGNLSSVGSDTLANMMTFWAEEFKRTYPNVNVQIQAAGSSTAPPALTEATSNIGPMSRKMKSREIEAFEKRYGYKPTAVRVAIDALAVFVHKDNPIKGLRIDQVDAIFSSNRKCGANENVDRWGDLGLNGAWTGKDVQLYGRNSVSGTYGYFKKKALCKGDFKNTVNEQPGSASVVQSVSASLNGIGYSGIGYKTSGVRALPLSKKDDNYVEASMDNAVSGKYPLSRYLYVYVNKHPNKPLSPMEAEFLKMILSKSGQKIVEKDGYIPLPGKVVQKEFKKLGLI; encoded by the coding sequence ATGGCTTTTAAACGTGTATTAGGTGTTCTTGGTCTGGCGGGTATGATGAGTTTTTCAACTTTAGCGGTTGATGACAGTTTGCCTCAGTATCAAAAAGTAAGCGGTGTTTCCGGTAATTTGTCTTCTGTTGGTTCAGATACCCTGGCCAATATGATGACCTTTTGGGCGGAAGAATTTAAGCGCACTTACCCTAACGTTAACGTGCAAATCCAGGCGGCAGGTTCTTCTACTGCGCCACCGGCTTTAACGGAAGCAACCTCGAATATCGGTCCTATGAGCCGTAAGATGAAATCCCGTGAAATTGAAGCTTTTGAAAAACGTTACGGCTATAAGCCTACCGCGGTACGGGTAGCCATTGATGCCTTGGCGGTATTTGTTCACAAAGATAACCCGATAAAAGGTTTACGTATCGATCAGGTGGATGCGATTTTTTCCAGCAACCGTAAATGCGGCGCCAATGAAAATGTCGACCGTTGGGGTGACTTAGGCTTAAACGGTGCCTGGACAGGTAAAGATGTACAGTTATACGGCCGTAATTCAGTATCCGGTACCTACGGTTACTTCAAAAAGAAAGCCCTGTGTAAAGGTGATTTCAAAAATACGGTAAATGAGCAGCCGGGTTCTGCTTCTGTAGTACAGTCGGTATCTGCTTCGTTAAACGGTATCGGTTATTCAGGTATCGGTTATAAAACTTCAGGTGTGCGTGCCCTGCCGTTATCGAAAAAAGATGACAACTATGTAGAAGCCAGCATGGACAATGCTGTCTCGGGTAAATATCCGTTATCCCGTTACTTGTACGTTTATGTTAACAAGCACCCGAACAAGCCGTTATCCCCGATGGAAGCCGAGTTCTTGAAAATGATCCTGTCAAAATCCGGTCAGAAAATTGTAGAGAAAGACGGTTATATTCCGCTGCCGGGTAAAGTGGTACAAAAAGAATTTAAAAAGCTGGGTCTGATTTAA
- a CDS encoding glycine cleavage system protein R, producing the protein MNYIVISFIGPDRPGLVDKLSNIINRHQGNWQTSSMHHLSGFFAGVLEVAVSEENSQALINALNDIPELKTQIETGNAVASPEQADIVLELTANDREGIIQEITSVIHRQGGNLLKLVSSQSPAAHSGQTMFKAKTRISVNEDSIDELISALENIADDLMVDISR; encoded by the coding sequence ATGAACTACATAGTCATTTCATTTATTGGCCCGGACCGCCCGGGATTAGTGGACAAGTTATCCAACATCATCAACCGCCACCAGGGCAACTGGCAAACCAGTAGCATGCACCATCTGTCCGGTTTTTTTGCCGGCGTACTCGAAGTCGCCGTCAGCGAAGAAAACAGCCAGGCACTGATCAATGCCTTAAACGATATTCCCGAGCTTAAGACCCAGATTGAAACCGGTAATGCCGTAGCTTCACCTGAACAAGCGGATATAGTGTTAGAGCTGACCGCCAATGACAGGGAAGGTATTATTCAGGAAATCACCTCGGTGATTCATCGCCAGGGGGGCAATTTATTAAAACTGGTCAGCAGCCAAAGCCCCGCCGCCCATAGCGGCCAAACCATGTTTAAGGCCAAAACCCGGATCAGCGTCAATGAAGATTCAATTGATGAACTGATCAGCGCTCTGGAAAATATTGCCGATGATTTGATGGTGGATATTTCCCGCTGA
- a CDS encoding PilZ domain-containing protein, with protein sequence MENRRQFTRILFSIKAELAVENHSFPVSIHDISLNGALVTTPECEHSLVNKLGTLSFTLGDGESEVTMHIAVVHQHDEETGLQCNAIDIDSITHLRRLVELNLGDEDQLNKELSQLSRYTEESE encoded by the coding sequence ATGGAAAACCGACGCCAGTTTACCCGGATATTATTTTCAATTAAGGCAGAATTAGCGGTTGAGAATCACAGCTTTCCCGTTTCAATCCATGACATCTCACTTAACGGGGCCCTGGTTACCACCCCTGAGTGTGAGCACTCTCTGGTCAATAAGTTAGGTACCTTAAGTTTTACCCTGGGAGACGGGGAATCAGAAGTAACTATGCATATTGCCGTTGTCCACCAGCATGATGAGGAAACCGGGCTGCAATGTAATGCCATAGATATTGACAGCATTACCCATTTGCGCCGTCTGGTGGAATTAAACCTGGGAGATGAAGACCAACTGAATAAAGAGCTTTCCCAGCTCAGCCGTTACACAGAAGAAAGCGAGTAA
- the ettA gene encoding energy-dependent translational throttle protein EttA: MALPDKFIYSMHRVSKVVPPKRTILKDISLSFFPGAKIGVLGLNGAGKSTLLRIMAGVDTEFDGEAKALAGTNIGYLPQEPQLDEEKSVREVVEEAVSQVKNAIKRLDEVYAAYAEEDADFDALAKEQGELEDIINSQDGHNIDNVLERAADALRLPAWEQKVANLSGGERRRVALCRLLLQKPDMLLLDEPTNHLDAESVAWLERFLHDYSGTVVAITHDRYFLDNVAGWILELDRGHGIPWEGNYSSWLEQKDQRLQQESKAESALQKTIKHELEWVRSNPKARQAKSKARMARFEELNSQEVQKRNETNELYIPPGPRLGDKVLDVSNLTKSFGDRVLIDDLSFSIPKGAIVGIIGANGAGKSTLFKMLSGTEQADSGQVDLGETVKLASVDQFRDDMDGAKTVYQEISEGHDIIEIGNYQIPSRAYVSRFNFKGNDQQKFIKDLSGGERNRVHLAKLVKTGGNLLLLDEPTNDLDVETLRALEEALLDFAGCAMVISHDRWFLDRIATHILDYRDEGQVNFFEGNFTEYDEWLKKTLGPAAVEPHRIKYKKIS; this comes from the coding sequence ATGGCATTGCCGGACAAATTTATCTATTCGATGCATCGCGTCAGCAAGGTGGTTCCTCCTAAACGCACCATCTTAAAAGACATTTCCTTATCCTTTTTCCCCGGCGCTAAAATTGGCGTGTTAGGTCTCAATGGCGCCGGTAAATCTACCCTGCTGCGCATTATGGCCGGGGTTGATACCGAGTTTGACGGCGAAGCCAAGGCCCTTGCCGGTACCAACATAGGTTACCTGCCGCAGGAACCGCAACTTGATGAAGAAAAAAGTGTCCGCGAAGTGGTAGAAGAAGCGGTCTCACAAGTGAAAAATGCCATTAAGCGCCTGGATGAAGTCTATGCCGCTTATGCCGAGGAAGACGCCGACTTCGATGCCCTGGCCAAAGAGCAGGGAGAACTTGAAGACATCATCAACAGCCAGGACGGCCACAACATCGACAATGTCCTTGAGCGGGCTGCCGATGCCTTACGTCTGCCTGCCTGGGAGCAAAAAGTTGCCAACCTCAGCGGTGGAGAACGCCGCCGGGTCGCCCTTTGCCGCTTGTTGCTGCAAAAACCGGATATGCTGCTTTTGGACGAACCCACCAACCACTTGGATGCCGAGTCAGTTGCCTGGTTAGAGCGCTTTTTACATGATTATTCAGGTACTGTGGTTGCCATTACCCACGACAGATACTTCCTCGATAATGTTGCCGGCTGGATCCTCGAACTCGACCGCGGCCATGGTATTCCATGGGAAGGCAATTATTCTTCCTGGCTTGAACAAAAAGACCAGCGCCTGCAACAGGAAAGCAAGGCAGAAAGCGCCCTGCAAAAAACCATCAAGCACGAGCTGGAATGGGTACGATCCAATCCCAAGGCACGCCAGGCAAAAAGTAAGGCACGTATGGCGCGCTTCGAAGAACTTAACAGCCAGGAAGTGCAAAAACGTAACGAAACCAATGAGCTTTATATTCCACCCGGACCACGTTTGGGGGATAAGGTCTTGGATGTCAGCAACCTGACCAAGTCGTTCGGCGACAGGGTATTAATTGATGACTTAAGCTTTAGTATCCCTAAAGGCGCCATCGTCGGTATTATCGGAGCAAACGGCGCCGGTAAGTCTACCCTGTTTAAAATGCTCTCCGGCACCGAGCAGGCAGACTCGGGTCAAGTTGATCTCGGGGAAACCGTTAAGCTGGCCAGTGTCGACCAGTTCCGTGACGATATGGACGGCGCAAAAACCGTTTATCAGGAAATTTCCGAAGGCCATGATATTATCGAGATCGGCAATTACCAGATCCCGAGCCGCGCCTACGTCAGCCGCTTTAACTTTAAAGGCAATGACCAGCAAAAATTCATCAAGGACTTATCCGGCGGTGAACGCAACCGGGTGCACCTGGCCAAACTGGTGAAAACCGGCGGCAACTTATTGCTGCTGGATGAGCCCACCAATGACCTGGACGTGGAAACCCTCAGGGCCCTGGAAGAGGCGTTACTGGACTTTGCCGGCTGTGCTATGGTTATCTCCCATGACCGCTGGTTCCTCGACCGTATCGCCACCCATATCCTGGATTACCGCGATGAAGGCCAGGTAAACTTCTTTGAAGGTAACTTTACCGAGTACGACGAATGGCTGAAGAAAACCTTAGGTCCGGCGGCGGTTGAACCCCACAGGATCAAGTATAAAAAAATCAGCTAA
- a CDS encoding PKD domain-containing protein, with the protein MNKIVFAFTSAVLLLSGCGGGGGGSDKPVITNHTPVAQISHNMADVSVVPLGAALNFSGSQSSDSDGDSLRYSWSLSDENGEPLVLANADQVEISFVAVQTGEFRLSLVVNDGQKDSATKSIQFTVLDDTTTPDQVPVASAGRDQNVLINASVQLDGSQSQDPDGGAISYLWQFIEKPQGSDATLDDETLAQPRFSADVIGNYRLSLVVNDGVLTSEADEVVISVAASEENSRPVANAGENQHVLVTGIVILDGSLSSDANNDQLTYRWEMLTKPADSSATLMSETDVQTRFTADVEGTFTFSLEVSDGALTSEADQVVITVSTDNMAPVADAGNDQEVGVHESVNLDAGGSSDPEGGQLQYSWEFISKPEGSNSNLDSDNQVNVSFIPDVAGEYVLSLKVFDGYTFSEADNVVITASEASSLLNGMVYGKLVNSQNVSLIGLNVKVNDIELTTSNQGEFSTEIQVAENETITITVSDDTVPTAVYTSDGIVKSNAPGNYDFALLLPVQKLPVMQTVTGLFFDCNDYQGQGPDSLNVNFALVEDESTLFAIDYQQEYSLEVGENFSISLPAYGEFAVSTEGFWLSSINEPEYSAVTSLTNLYTGDIGITSLNVCLAE; encoded by the coding sequence ATGAATAAAATAGTTTTTGCTTTCACCTCGGCAGTACTTTTGTTAAGTGGTTGCGGCGGCGGAGGCGGCGGCTCTGATAAGCCGGTGATCACCAACCATACCCCGGTAGCCCAAATCAGTCATAACATGGCTGATGTCAGTGTTGTGCCATTAGGAGCTGCTCTTAATTTCAGTGGCTCACAAAGCAGTGACAGTGACGGCGATAGTCTGCGTTATAGCTGGAGTTTAAGCGATGAAAATGGAGAACCCCTGGTTTTGGCGAATGCGGATCAGGTAGAAATTAGTTTTGTCGCGGTACAAACGGGGGAATTTCGCTTATCTCTGGTGGTGAATGACGGGCAAAAAGACAGTGCCACAAAAAGTATCCAATTTACTGTGCTTGACGATACTACGACACCGGATCAGGTGCCTGTGGCCAGTGCCGGGCGGGATCAAAATGTGCTGATTAATGCCAGCGTGCAGCTTGATGGCAGCCAAAGTCAGGATCCCGACGGCGGCGCCATCAGTTATTTATGGCAGTTTATCGAAAAACCTCAGGGCAGCGATGCCACTCTCGATGATGAAACTTTGGCGCAGCCCAGGTTCAGTGCAGATGTGATCGGTAATTACCGTCTCTCCCTTGTGGTCAATGACGGTGTTTTAACCAGTGAAGCGGATGAGGTGGTTATTAGCGTGGCCGCCAGTGAAGAAAACAGCAGGCCGGTTGCCAATGCCGGTGAAAACCAGCATGTCCTGGTCACCGGCATTGTGATACTCGACGGCAGTCTGAGTTCAGATGCCAATAATGATCAACTCACTTATCGCTGGGAAATGCTCACTAAGCCGGCAGACAGTTCCGCGACCCTGATGTCTGAAACCGACGTGCAAACAAGATTTACTGCCGATGTTGAAGGCACGTTTACATTTAGCCTGGAAGTATCCGATGGCGCCCTTACCAGTGAGGCGGATCAGGTAGTGATCACCGTCAGTACCGACAATATGGCACCTGTAGCGGACGCCGGAAATGACCAGGAGGTCGGGGTACATGAAAGCGTGAATTTAGATGCCGGTGGCAGTAGTGATCCCGAAGGTGGGCAGCTGCAATATAGCTGGGAATTTATCAGTAAACCGGAAGGCAGTAACAGCAATCTTGATAGTGACAATCAGGTTAACGTCAGTTTTATCCCCGACGTAGCCGGTGAATATGTATTGTCCCTGAAGGTTTTTGACGGCTATACCTTTTCTGAAGCCGATAATGTGGTGATCACGGCATCTGAAGCAAGCAGTTTATTAAACGGTATGGTTTATGGAAAACTGGTCAATTCTCAAAATGTTTCCCTGATTGGGCTTAACGTCAAAGTCAATGATATTGAGTTGACTACCAGCAACCAGGGAGAATTTTCCACCGAAATACAAGTGGCAGAAAATGAGACCATCACCATCACAGTCAGTGACGATACTGTTCCTACCGCTGTCTATACCAGTGACGGTATTGTTAAAAGCAATGCCCCGGGGAATTATGACTTTGCCTTGTTATTACCGGTGCAGAAGTTACCTGTGATGCAAACTGTGACCGGGTTGTTTTTTGACTGTAACGATTATCAGGGGCAGGGACCCGATAGCTTGAATGTTAATTTTGCCCTTGTTGAAGATGAATCAACCCTGTTTGCCATTGATTATCAGCAAGAGTACAGTCTGGAAGTAGGGGAAAACTTCAGTATTTCATTGCCGGCATACGGTGAATTTGCCGTCAGCACCGAAGGTTTTTGGCTGTCGAGTATCAATGAGCCCGAGTACAGCGCGGTGACCAGCTTAACCAACCTCTATACCGGCGATATTGGTATCACCTCGTTAAATGTCTGTTTGGCAGAATAA
- a CDS encoding CBS domain-containing protein, with the protein MSIADYMSTKLITLSMDDDLGKAKAIFDQHQIHHILVTDNKELVGIFTDRDLYKHLSPAIGTYKETHKDTAYLQKKIHLIMTRDLITCAANLPLNEAVVLFYDNHISCLPVVDEHYRPVGIITWRDIIKILALQHKKRSE; encoded by the coding sequence ATGAGCATTGCCGATTATATGTCAACCAAATTAATCACCTTGTCCATGGACGATGATCTGGGCAAAGCCAAGGCTATTTTTGATCAACACCAAATCCATCATATATTGGTCACCGATAACAAAGAGCTGGTGGGCATCTTTACCGACAGGGATCTTTATAAACACTTAAGTCCGGCCATAGGCACCTATAAAGAAACCCACAAAGACACGGCATATTTGCAGAAAAAGATTCACCTGATCATGACCCGGGACCTGATCACCTGCGCCGCCAACCTGCCGTTAAATGAAGCGGTTGTACTCTTCTACGACAATCATATCTCTTGCCTGCCGGTGGTAGATGAGCATTACCGCCCGGTCGGCATTATCACCTGGCGGGATATCATCAAAATTCTGGCATTGCAGCATAAAAAAAGAAGTGAGTAA
- a CDS encoding coniferyl aldehyde dehydrogenase: MASNSYTQADDREQITLVDDVFQLQQAAFKQQPYLAASDRIHDLQQLKKALLGHQQELVQALSEDFGCRSLDDSKMADLMPTVMGINYAIKRLKKWMKPSKRHVGVLFQPASGYVMYQPLGVIGIITPWNYPLFLSLGPLTTALAAGNRALIKMSEFTPKTNAVLAKMLGSIFSQDKVAIIAGGPDVAAHFSRQPFDHLLFTGSTRVGKMVMAAAAANLTPVTLELGGKSPTIIDDTIAIKDAVSRLILGKTLNAGQTCVAPDYILCPKGRVEELKQAFADWFSKMYPDIANNKDYTSIINEAQFERLTAWLEDAREKGAEITELGDDSGAACREQRKIPLTLVSKVSDDMTLMQEEIFGPLLPIVSYDSLDDAIAYVNDRPRPLALYLCSFDDQVQQKVLQQTHAGGVCLNESAMQVAQDDMPFGGIGPSGMGHYHGHEGFLTLSKAKSVLKKGKRNSSSLAFPPYGKLVHKLIYKLFLR, encoded by the coding sequence ATGGCAAGTAATTCATATACCCAAGCGGACGACAGGGAACAAATCACCCTGGTGGATGACGTTTTTCAATTACAACAAGCGGCATTTAAACAGCAGCCTTATTTAGCAGCCAGTGACCGTATTCATGATTTACAGCAGCTGAAGAAAGCCCTGCTTGGTCATCAACAGGAGCTGGTGCAGGCCTTGTCTGAAGATTTTGGCTGCCGCAGCTTAGACGACAGTAAAATGGCGGACCTGATGCCAACCGTGATGGGCATCAATTATGCGATAAAACGCCTGAAAAAATGGATGAAACCGTCAAAACGCCATGTCGGTGTATTATTCCAGCCGGCAAGCGGTTATGTGATGTATCAGCCGTTAGGAGTGATCGGTATTATTACCCCGTGGAATTATCCGCTGTTTTTGTCTTTAGGGCCGTTAACCACGGCGCTGGCGGCGGGTAACCGCGCCTTGATCAAAATGTCAGAATTTACCCCGAAAACCAATGCCGTGCTGGCGAAAATGTTGGGCAGTATTTTTTCACAGGACAAGGTGGCGATTATCGCCGGCGGCCCGGATGTGGCGGCGCATTTTTCCCGTCAGCCGTTTGACCACTTGCTGTTTACCGGCTCAACCCGGGTCGGTAAAATGGTGATGGCGGCGGCAGCTGCTAATTTAACCCCGGTAACCTTAGAGCTGGGGGGGAAATCCCCCACCATTATCGATGACACCATTGCCATAAAAGATGCGGTTTCGCGGCTGATTTTAGGGAAAACCCTCAATGCCGGGCAAACCTGTGTCGCCCCGGATTATATTTTATGTCCCAAGGGACGTGTTGAAGAGCTTAAGCAGGCTTTCGCCGACTGGTTCAGTAAAATGTACCCGGATATTGCCAACAACAAAGACTACACCAGCATTATCAATGAGGCGCAGTTTGAGCGGTTAACGGCCTGGCTCGAAGATGCCAGAGAAAAAGGTGCCGAAATCACCGAGCTTGGCGATGACAGCGGCGCTGCCTGCAGGGAGCAAAGGAAAATTCCCCTGACCTTAGTGTCAAAAGTCAGTGATGACATGACCCTGATGCAGGAAGAAATTTTTGGTCCGCTGTTGCCGATAGTTAGTTATGACTCGCTCGATGATGCCATCGCTTATGTCAACGACAGGCCCAGACCGCTGGCGTTATACCTGTGCAGTTTTGATGATCAGGTTCAGCAAAAAGTGTTGCAACAAACCCATGCCGGCGGTGTGTGCCTTAATGAATCGGCGATGCAGGTGGCGCAGGACGATATGCCCTTTGGCGGCATAGGGCCTTCCGGTATGGGGCATTATCATGGCCATGAAGGTTTTTTGACCTTATCAAAAGCAAAATCTGTGCTGAAAAAAGGCAAACGCAACAGCTCCAGTCTGGCCTTTCCCCCTTATGGCAAACTGGTGCATAAACTAATTTATAAACTCTTTTTACGCTAA
- a CDS encoding AMP-binding protein → MSNNSSTGVELNGLGSVFDLVQQAMTRFADKPAFSCLGQTLSFKEVEQQSRALASYLQHHTKLVPGDRIAIQLPNIIQFPIAAYAAMSAGLVIVNTNPLYTTREMAHQFRDAGVKGIIAYGDVVPKLAEILADTELETLIVTKADDLLTGEQDITNLLSRELLDNLPSTVLLSSFNGALAKGKAQAPRTVQPESLETLALLQYTGGTTGLSKGAMLSHGNLAANVQQTHERFAPVLQPGEDIYICPLPLYHIYAFMVNLLLAASQGAHNVLIANPRDLDAFVNEIKPYAFTSFTGINTLFVGLCHHDGFKQLDFSRLKLTISGGSALTQNAANLWHQLTGCTISEGYGLSETSPVLCFNTPGKEKLGTIGWPLIATEIEIWDEDNRALAIGETGEIVARGPQVMSGYWQQARASEQALVKGFFKTGDIGFIHEDGRVQIVDRKKDMILVSGFNVYPNEIEEVLALHPKILESAVVGHADENSGEKVCAYIVLEENDSQSPDFAEYLIAEQITAYCRSQLSAYKVPKEYHFVEELPKSTVGKVLRRELR, encoded by the coding sequence ATGAGTAATAACAGCAGTACAGGGGTAGAGTTAAACGGCCTTGGCAGCGTATTTGACCTGGTGCAACAGGCCATGACCAGGTTCGCCGACAAACCGGCGTTTAGCTGTTTGGGACAAACCCTGAGCTTTAAGGAAGTCGAGCAGCAATCACGGGCACTGGCCAGTTATCTGCAACATCATACCAAGCTGGTGCCGGGTGATCGTATTGCCATACAGTTGCCCAATATCATCCAGTTTCCGATTGCCGCCTATGCCGCCATGTCTGCGGGCTTAGTGATCGTTAATACCAACCCTTTATACACCACCCGGGAGATGGCACACCAGTTCAGGGATGCCGGGGTTAAAGGCATTATCGCCTATGGGGATGTGGTGCCAAAGCTTGCGGAAATATTAGCAGATACTGAGCTTGAAACCCTGATCGTCACCAAAGCCGATGATTTACTGACCGGCGAGCAGGATATTACTAATTTGCTCAGCCGGGAGCTGTTGGATAACTTGCCGTCGACTGTCTTGCTCAGCAGTTTTAACGGCGCCCTTGCTAAGGGGAAAGCACAAGCGCCCCGGACGGTGCAGCCGGAAAGCCTGGAAACACTCGCTCTGTTGCAATACACGGGCGGTACCACAGGACTGTCAAAGGGCGCCATGCTTAGCCATGGCAACCTGGCGGCGAATGTCCAGCAGACCCATGAAAGGTTTGCGCCGGTATTACAACCGGGAGAAGACATCTATATTTGTCCCTTACCCCTGTATCATATTTATGCCTTTATGGTGAACCTGTTATTGGCGGCGTCTCAGGGGGCCCATAACGTGCTGATCGCCAATCCCAGGGATCTTGATGCATTTGTCAATGAAATCAAACCCTACGCTTTTACCAGCTTTACCGGCATCAATACCTTGTTTGTCGGCTTATGTCACCATGACGGCTTTAAACAACTGGACTTTTCCCGGTTAAAACTGACCATATCCGGCGGCAGCGCCCTGACCCAAAATGCCGCCAACTTATGGCACCAGCTCACCGGCTGTACCATCTCCGAAGGTTATGGCTTATCGGAAACCTCGCCGGTCTTGTGCTTTAATACCCCGGGTAAAGAAAAACTCGGCACCATAGGCTGGCCGTTAATCGCTACCGAGATAGAGATCTGGGATGAAGACAACCGGGCTTTAGCCATAGGTGAAACCGGGGAAATTGTCGCCCGGGGACCGCAGGTGATGTCAGGCTACTGGCAGCAGGCCCGGGCCAGTGAACAGGCATTGGTCAAGGGTTTCTTTAAAACCGGCGATATCGGCTTTATCCATGAGGATGGCCGGGTACAAATCGTTGACCGCAAAAAAGACATGATTTTGGTGTCCGGCTTTAATGTTTACCCCAATGAAATTGAAGAAGTGCTGGCGCTGCACCCGAAAATTTTGGAGTCGGCGGTGGTGGGCCATGCCGATGAAAACTCGGGGGAAAAAGTCTGTGCTTATATCGTGCTGGAAGAAAATGATTCGCAATCCCCAGACTTTGCCGAATACCTGATCGCCGAGCAAATCACTGCCTATTGCCGCAGTCAACTCAGCGCCTATAAGGTGCCCAAAGAATATCACTTTGTTGAGGAGTTGCCCAAATCCACGGTAGGTAAGGTCTTGCGCCGGGAATTGCGCTAA